In a genomic window of Nodosilinea sp. E11:
- a CDS encoding AAA family ATPase, with the protein MNLEQILQDLPLDAAEVVVEGNFSRAFLKALGFGDLEMVPGFKVGKLAVDHAVRKNTENDIFLHTQTKPYLYMEVKGRSENLGDEHHPDYRKAALQLKRYLLDPSSASVQWGILTNSLHVQLFRKHGKVVHPVTPCLPLGKDVNRIAKEIKQRIETPQRALMIAVYNNKGGVGKTTTTLNLAATLALLKKRVLIIDFDPNQSDLSDALNLQPLKGRILDVLKSKESTIREIITTYKFEHPRLKQPWGFDIILADEDLVTELSEIKVKQQVKFNALRRALESVQNDYDYILIDAPPNWRIFAQKAVCAADVVLIPARHDNLHSLQNAGTAITQFIPEAQAKRREVGDSGPIALPIFMNNAFRPTGPAIQLMHQAIATIIKETRKKTGGFDLKPYFYPKSRKGHENLKMISIPYMAYISRADFMHMPAAFAFKPAREQYLNLVKEYFL; encoded by the coding sequence ATGAATTTAGAGCAAATCCTACAAGATCTACCCCTGGATGCGGCTGAAGTTGTTGTTGAAGGAAACTTCTCCAGGGCTTTTCTAAAAGCTTTGGGGTTTGGAGACCTGGAAATGGTGCCCGGCTTTAAAGTCGGCAAGCTAGCCGTTGACCATGCTGTTCGAAAGAACACTGAGAACGATATTTTCTTGCATACTCAAACAAAACCCTATCTTTACATGGAGGTAAAAGGGCGATCGGAGAATTTAGGGGATGAACACCATCCTGATTATCGCAAGGCTGCTTTACAGCTAAAGCGTTACCTCCTAGATCCGTCCTCTGCATCGGTTCAGTGGGGTATTTTAACGAACTCGCTCCACGTTCAGCTATTCCGTAAGCACGGCAAAGTGGTCCATCCTGTAACCCCATGCCTGCCGCTAGGCAAAGATGTAAATCGTATCGCTAAAGAGATCAAGCAGCGCATTGAAACCCCTCAACGAGCGTTGATGATAGCTGTTTATAACAACAAAGGTGGGGTAGGTAAAACCACAACAACATTGAATTTAGCGGCTACCCTTGCTTTGCTCAAAAAGCGCGTTTTGATTATAGACTTTGATCCCAACCAAAGTGATTTAAGCGATGCGCTCAATTTGCAACCCCTTAAAGGGAGAATTTTAGATGTTCTTAAAAGTAAAGAATCTACTATTCGTGAAATCATCACAACCTATAAATTTGAGCACCCTAGGCTAAAACAGCCCTGGGGCTTTGATATTATTCTTGCAGATGAAGACTTAGTCACTGAATTGAGTGAAATTAAAGTCAAGCAGCAGGTTAAATTTAATGCTTTGCGAAGAGCTTTGGAATCAGTTCAAAATGATTATGATTATATCCTGATTGATGCACCTCCCAACTGGCGAATTTTTGCCCAAAAGGCTGTTTGTGCTGCCGATGTAGTACTGATTCCCGCTCGACATGACAATCTACATTCCTTGCAAAATGCAGGCACTGCAATCACGCAGTTCATCCCAGAAGCGCAGGCGAAACGACGGGAGGTTGGAGATTCTGGCCCGATCGCACTCCCTATTTTTATGAACAATGCCTTTCGCCCAACCGGTCCTGCCATTCAGCTAATGCATCAGGCAATTGCCACAATCATCAAAGAAACCAGGAAAAAAACTGGAGGCTTTGATCTAAAACCCTATTTTTATCCCAAATCTCGAAAAGGCCATGAAAATCTCAAAATGATTTCCATTCCCTATATGGCCTACATTTCTAGAGCCGATTTTATGCATATGCCTGCTGCATTTGCCTTCAAACCTGCCCGTGAGCAGTACCTAAACCTTGTGAAGGAGTATTTTCTCTAA
- a CDS encoding Rho termination factor N-terminal domain-containing protein, which yields MSLSDVGNLMCLPFDEIEPGEPTEVHEYLIQAAANQLGPQGRNWIPLVVKEIAPDQYQVIGNTFIYAVAAEADLAEVWCIIADDAPETVAITQALAQETAPKTNLSTASRSEISAALDYLLSQPSSPLKGVSHASLVARLDAAPRQYWKNLQPITKLGCRITAGKKLKALEQIFYLTPEPMPEVITDRQLLESLSTQQLKAMAQKRDIKGLSKLKKADLVNLLVA from the coding sequence ATGAGCCTTTCAGACGTTGGCAACCTAATGTGCCTACCCTTCGATGAAATTGAGCCAGGCGAACCCACTGAGGTTCACGAATATTTGATTCAAGCGGCGGCCAATCAGCTTGGGCCTCAGGGCCGCAACTGGATTCCTCTAGTCGTCAAAGAAATTGCCCCCGACCAGTATCAGGTGATTGGCAATACCTTTATCTACGCCGTCGCGGCTGAGGCTGACTTAGCAGAAGTGTGGTGCATTATTGCCGACGATGCCCCTGAAACCGTAGCCATTACCCAGGCCTTAGCCCAGGAAACAGCCCCCAAAACCAATCTCTCCACCGCCAGCAGGAGCGAAATTTCGGCGGCCCTAGACTATTTGCTCAGCCAGCCTAGCAGCCCGCTCAAGGGGGTAAGCCATGCCTCGCTCGTGGCTCGGCTAGATGCGGCTCCCCGGCAGTATTGGAAAAATTTGCAACCCATCACCAAGCTGGGCTGTCGCATTACTGCTGGCAAGAAGCTCAAGGCCCTGGAGCAAATTTTCTACCTGACCCCAGAGCCCATGCCCGAGGTGATCACCGATCGCCAACTGTTAGAGTCGCTCAGTACTCAGCAGCTCAAGGCCATGGCGCAAAAACGCGACATCAAAGGGCTGTCAAAGCTGAAGAAAGCAGATTTAGTCAACCTGCTGGTGGCTTAA
- a CDS encoding transglutaminase family protein: MSSALPLAGAVPLIQPIGVKAIYGLALDGDSLVAVDPFRGYLLRLDPKTEQVKILNSRQAEAFYGATGIACWQDHLWFCCDHTVYTTSLADIQPVPVLTLPYPADGVAVWEKTLYVSCKKGGCIYVCDRNSGQRITQFSAPGIGIENLSVWGDYLWACDQTEQTVYCLDRATGELIVKMLTPFATPTGLAVPPHTTPESGTLWVAYANEEAYVRDDPNSEVPFELTFRDRTLIHPLTYRWYKEANYCRSTGYLVEMTYVEEIDTLEDAAPLENVEWRIAFPTSTDRQRVKSVESVGLPFDEVQQGGERVASFKFDHLDPNQRHLFGWKALVEVYGIKYQLTPRQVEAAPPLPPEYGPRYLIDDDDLAMDNALIQAAARDSVGSETNLLRQVLSIRNYVYDKLSYAVTPAIETPDVVLLRGRGSCGEYVGLLLALMRLNGIACRTVGRYKCPAQADQTGIYLEPEFNHVWIEFYIPGFGWVPMESNPDDVQEGGPYPTRFFMGLPWWHVEMGKDISFEKLILPEGSPVARLGDLAVNHMRFKILGELAP, encoded by the coding sequence ATGTCTTCGGCTCTGCCCCTGGCGGGAGCCGTGCCCCTGATTCAGCCGATTGGGGTCAAGGCCATCTATGGTCTGGCCCTAGACGGCGACAGCCTGGTGGCAGTAGATCCTTTTCGCGGCTACCTGCTGCGCCTCGATCCTAAAACCGAGCAGGTCAAAATTCTCAATTCTCGTCAGGCCGAAGCCTTTTATGGAGCGACGGGCATTGCCTGCTGGCAAGATCACCTGTGGTTTTGCTGCGACCACACCGTCTATACCACTTCTCTGGCCGATATTCAGCCGGTGCCGGTGCTGACCCTGCCCTACCCCGCTGATGGGGTGGCCGTTTGGGAAAAAACCCTCTACGTCAGCTGCAAAAAAGGCGGCTGTATCTATGTCTGCGATCGCAACTCTGGTCAACGCATCACCCAATTTTCGGCCCCCGGCATTGGCATCGAGAATCTCTCGGTGTGGGGTGACTACCTCTGGGCCTGCGACCAGACCGAGCAAACCGTCTACTGTCTCGATCGCGCCACTGGTGAGCTAATCGTCAAAATGCTCACCCCCTTCGCCACCCCAACCGGGCTGGCGGTGCCGCCCCACACCACCCCCGAGAGCGGCACCCTTTGGGTGGCCTACGCCAACGAAGAGGCCTACGTGCGCGACGACCCCAACAGTGAGGTGCCCTTCGAACTCACCTTTCGCGATCGCACCCTGATTCACCCCCTCACCTATCGCTGGTACAAAGAGGCCAACTACTGCCGCTCCACCGGCTACCTGGTCGAAATGACCTACGTTGAAGAGATCGACACCCTCGAAGATGCCGCCCCCCTCGAAAATGTCGAGTGGCGCATTGCCTTTCCCACCAGTACCGATCGCCAGCGGGTGAAATCGGTAGAGTCAGTGGGCCTACCCTTTGACGAAGTACAGCAGGGCGGCGAACGGGTGGCCAGCTTTAAGTTCGATCACCTCGACCCCAACCAGCGTCACCTCTTCGGCTGGAAAGCCCTCGTCGAGGTCTATGGCATTAAATACCAACTCACCCCCCGTCAGGTTGAAGCGGCTCCACCCCTGCCCCCCGAGTATGGCCCCCGCTACCTGATCGACGACGACGACCTGGCTATGGATAATGCCTTGATCCAGGCCGCCGCCCGCGATAGCGTTGGCAGTGAAACCAACCTGCTGCGCCAGGTGCTCAGCATTCGCAACTACGTCTACGACAAACTCTCCTACGCCGTCACCCCGGCTATTGAAACCCCTGACGTGGTGCTGCTGCGCGGGCGCGGTTCCTGCGGCGAATACGTCGGGCTGCTGCTGGCCCTGATGCGTCTCAATGGCATTGCCTGCCGCACCGTGGGGCGCTATAAGTGCCCCGCCCAGGCCGACCAGACCGGCATTTATTTAGAGCCCGAATTCAACCACGTCTGGATTGAGTTTTATATTCCTGGCTTTGGCTGGGTACCCATGGAGTCTAACCCCGATGATGTGCAGGAGGGCGGCCCCTACCCCACCCGGTTCTTCATGGGCTTGCCCTGGTGGCACGTAGAAATGGGCAAAGACATTTCTTTTGAGAAGCTGATTTTGCCGGAGGGTAGCCCCGTCGCCCGCCTGGGTGACCTGGCCGTTAACCATATGCGATTCAAGATTTTAGGTGAGCTAGCTCCCTAA